The Trichosurus vulpecula isolate mTriVul1 chromosome 3, mTriVul1.pri, whole genome shotgun sequence genome includes a window with the following:
- the LOC118842564 gene encoding LOW QUALITY PROTEIN: vesicle-associated membrane protein 4-like (The sequence of the model RefSeq protein was modified relative to this genomic sequence to represent the inferred CDS: deleted 1 base in 1 codon; substituted 1 base at 1 genomic stop codon), producing MGLTSGSQIPPKFKCHLNDDDVTASVKSERRNLLEEDSDEEEDFFLRGPFGPKFRPQNDKIRHVQNQVDEVIDVMQDNITKLIERGERLNELQDKSESLPDSATSFSNRTKXLGRQIKDKWWRGYKMKAIMALVAVILLLAIIIPGVLKYWVYFNYQRSSIKQFWDN from the exons ATGGGATTGACATCTGGAAGTCAG ATACCTCCTAAATTCAAGTGCCACctaaatgatgatgatgtcacTGCTTCTGTGAAAAGTGAAAGGAGAAATCTGTTGGAAGAAGATTCAGATGAAGAAGAGGATTTTTTCCTAAGAGGTCCATTTGGACCAAAATTTAGACCTCAGAATGACAAAATTAGGCATGTACAGAATCAGGTGGATGAAGTAATTGATGTCATGCAAGACAATATTACAAAATTGattgaaagaggagagagactgaaTGAGCTGCAAGACAAATCAGAAAGCTTACCAGATAGTGCAACAAGTTTTAGCAACAGAACTAAATAGCTTGGAAGACAAATT AAAGACAAATGGTGGCGTGGATACAAAATGAAAGCCATCATGGCTCTCGTTGCTGTTATCCTTTTGCTGGCGATCATCATTCCTGGTGTCTTGAAATACTGGGTTTATTTCAATTACCAGAGATCTTCAATAAAACAATTCTGGgacaattaa